From a region of the Ovis aries strain OAR_USU_Benz2616 breed Rambouillet chromosome 2, ARS-UI_Ramb_v3.0, whole genome shotgun sequence genome:
- the TAF12 gene encoding transcription initiation factor TFIID subunit 12 isoform X1, producing the protein MAASHFTGLTAVADVIKDLDTQIALIGLGPHSSKKKQDLDKLYELKSKARQIMNQFGPSALINLSNFSSIKPEPASTPPQGSMANSTAVVKIPGTPGTGGRLSPENNQVLTKKKLQDLVREVDPNEQLDEDVEEMLLQIADDFIESVVTAACQLARHRKSSTLEVKDVQLHLERQWNMWIPGFGSEEIRPYKKACTTEAHKQRMALIRKTTKK; encoded by the exons ATGGCTGCCTCTCATTTCACCGGGCTCACAGCCGTTGCTGATGTAATTAAAGATCTAGACACTCAGATAGCT TTGATTGGCCTTGGTCCTCATAGCTCCAAAAAGAAACAAGATCTCGATAAGCTCTATGAGCTGAAGTCCAAAGCAAGACAGATTATGAACCAGTTTGGTCCCTCAGCCCTAATCAACCTGTCCAATTTCTCATCAATAAAACCGGAACCAGCTAGCACCCCTCCACAAGGCTCCATGGCCAATAGCActgcagtggtaaagatcccaggCACTCCTGGGACAGGAGGGCGTCTCAGCCCTGAAAACAATCAG GTATTGACCAAGAAGAAGTTACAGGACTTAGTAAGAGAAGTGGATCCTAATGAGCAATTGGATGAAGATGTGGAGGAG ATGCTGCTGCAGATTGCTGATGATTTTATTGAGAGTGTGGTGACAGCTGCCTGCCAGCTTGCTCGGCATCGCAAGTCCAGCACCCTGGAGGTGAAAGATGTCCAGTTGCATCTAG AACGCCAGTGGAACATGTGGATCCCAGGGTTTGGCTCTGAAGAAATCCGACCCTACAAAAAAGCTTGCACCACAGAAGCTCACAAACAG aGAATGGCGTTGATCCGGAAAACAACCAAGAAATAA
- the TAF12 gene encoding transcription initiation factor TFIID subunit 12 isoform X2: protein MNQFGPSALINLSNFSSIKPEPASTPPQGSMANSTAVVKIPGTPGTGGRLSPENNQVLTKKKLQDLVREVDPNEQLDEDVEEMLLQIADDFIESVVTAACQLARHRKSSTLEVKDVQLHLERQWNMWIPGFGSEEIRPYKKACTTEAHKQRMALIRKTTKK, encoded by the exons ATGAACCAGTTTGGTCCCTCAGCCCTAATCAACCTGTCCAATTTCTCATCAATAAAACCGGAACCAGCTAGCACCCCTCCACAAGGCTCCATGGCCAATAGCActgcagtggtaaagatcccaggCACTCCTGGGACAGGAGGGCGTCTCAGCCCTGAAAACAATCAG GTATTGACCAAGAAGAAGTTACAGGACTTAGTAAGAGAAGTGGATCCTAATGAGCAATTGGATGAAGATGTGGAGGAG ATGCTGCTGCAGATTGCTGATGATTTTATTGAGAGTGTGGTGACAGCTGCCTGCCAGCTTGCTCGGCATCGCAAGTCCAGCACCCTGGAGGTGAAAGATGTCCAGTTGCATCTAG AACGCCAGTGGAACATGTGGATCCCAGGGTTTGGCTCTGAAGAAATCCGACCCTACAAAAAAGCTTGCACCACAGAAGCTCACAAACAG aGAATGGCGTTGATCCGGAAAACAACCAAGAAATAA
- the RAB42 gene encoding ras-related protein Rab-42: MEAGVCRYQFRIALLGDAAVGKTSLLRCYMRGAPGIPEPELELESAPTVGVEFYTRTVQLQAGPRVKLQLWDTAGQERFRCITRSFYRNVVGVLLVFDVTNRKSFEHIRDWHQEVMATQGPDKAIFLLVGHKSDLQSARCVSTQEAEELAASLGMGFMETSTKSNCNVDLAFDTLANTIQQALWQGAIKLEEDWGGVRLIQNTQVSRQPSRMQHPGPCRC, translated from the exons ATGGAGGCGGGGGTCTGCCGCTACCAGTTTCGGATCGCGCTGCTGGGGGACGCGGCCGTGGGCAAGACATCGCTGCTGCGGTGCTACATGAGGGGCGCGCCCGGGATCCCCGAGCCCGAGCTGGAGCTCGAGTCGGCGCCCACGGTGGGCGTCGAGTTCTACACCCGCACTGTGCAGCTTCAGGCTGGGCCGCGCGTCAAGCTGCAGCTCTGGGACACGGCGGGCCAGGAGCGCTTCAG GTGCATCACCAGGTCCTTTTACCGGAATGTGGTGGGTGTCCTGCTGGTCTTTGATGTGACAAACAGGAAGTCCTTTGAACACATTCGAGACTGGCATCAGGAGGTCATGGCCACTCAGGGCCCGGACAAGGCGATCTTCCTGCTGGTTGGCCACAAGAGTGACCTGCAGAGTGCCCGTTGTGTCTCAACCCAGGAGGCGGAGGAGCTGGCTGCCTCCTTGGGCATGGGCTTTATGGAGACCTCCACCAAAAGTAACTGCAATGTGGACCTGGCCTTCGACACCCTTGCCAACACCATCCAGCAGGCCTTGTGGCAGGGGGCCATCAAACTGGAGGAGGACTGGGGGGGTGTGCGGCTCATCCAGAACACCCAGGTCTCCAGGCAGCCCAGCAGAATGCAGCACCCGGGCCCGTGCAGGTGCTGA